A DNA window from Porites lutea chromosome 6, jaPorLute2.1, whole genome shotgun sequence contains the following coding sequences:
- the LOC140941722 gene encoding uncharacterized protein yields MRMELLGYPFVPQTAFPVFCDMDAGGWTMVFKAVGGVEKNVYEVYKSNQTSSEDEVEALNVTNKYRDHYNNRIVLNWEMFDASEARVGLYEGGKSKVELKFNAKETNNQN; encoded by the exons ATGAGGATGGAACTCTTGGGATATCCGTTTG TCCCCCAAACTGCATTTCCAGTTTTCTGTGACATGGACGCTGGAG GTTGGACGATGGTATTTAAGGCTGTGGGCGGAGTGGAGAAAAATGTGTATGAAGTTTATAAATCTAATCAAACCTCCTCCGAGGATGAAGTGGAAGCTCTTAACGTCACTAACAAGTACCGCGATCACTACAATAACCGGATAGTCTTGAACTGGGAAATGTTTGACGCATCTGAG GCTCGAGTTGGTCTTTATGAAGGAGGAAAGTCAAAGGTGGAACTGAAATTCAACGCCAAGGAGACGAACAACCAAAACTAG